A genome region from Cutaneotrichosporon cavernicola HIS019 DNA, chromosome: 5 includes the following:
- a CDS encoding uncharacterized protein (vesicle-associated membrane protein 712), with product MSLLHALVSRGTTILAEHATGNTVLKPAAKITILSKIPPNNSKLTYVWQDRLIHYVSSGGVIYLIMADDSVGRRMPFGFLAEIERRFTAEYTPDEISSAGDHGLDDFESELARLMHQYTENPPADPLKQAQTDLSNVKDIMVQNIDSILQRGERLDLLVDKTDTLAGQAYAFRRGARSVRRQQWWKNTRITALTAFVCVLLIYLFIAQFCGASLTHCGSS from the exons atgtcGCTCCTCCATGCCCTCGTTTCACGCGGGAccaccatcctcgccgaACACGCGACCGGCAACACGGTCCTCAAGCCAG CCGCCAAGATAACGATCCTATCCAAGATCCCGCCCAACAACTCAAAGCTGACTT atgTGTGGCAGGACCGGCTGATCCACTACGTCTCCTCGGGCGGGGTCATCTACCTCATCATGGCGGACGACAGTGTCGGCCGCCGCATGCCCTTTGGCTTCCTTGCTGAGATTGAGCGCCGC TTTACAGCTGAGTACACGCCGGACGAGATCTCGTCGGCTGGCGAtcacggcctcgacgacttTGAGAGCGAGCTCGCTCGCCTCATGCACCAGTACACCGAGAACCCGCCGGCGGACCCCCTCAAGCAGGCGCAGACTGACCTTAGCAATGT caaGGACATCATGGTACAGAACATCGACTCGATCTtgcagcgcggcgagcgcctcgacttGCTCGTTGACAAGACAGACACGCTTGCTGGGCAGGCGTATGCTttccgccgcggcgcgcgctccGTACGCCGCCAGCAGTGGTGGAAGAACACTCGCATCACGGCTCTGACTGCGTTTGTCTGCGTG CTCCTGATTTACCTCTTCATTGCGCAGTTCTGCGGCGCGTCGCTCACACACTGCGGAAGTTCCTAG
- the RPN11 gene encoding uncharacterized protein (Maintenance of mitochondrial structure and function), giving the protein MNRNALSQLLSGGQAAARGGEDVVLPDNGETVHISSLALLKMLKHGRAGVPMEVMGLMLGEFVDEYTISCVDVFAMPQSGTTVTVESVDHVFQTKMLDMLKQTGRPEMVVGWYHSHPGFGCWLSSVDVNTQQSFEQLHPRAVAVVIDPVQSVRGKVVIDAFRSINPQSLMAGQESRQTTSNIGHLNKPSIQALIHGLNRHYYSLAIEYRKTEAEQGMLLNLHKRGWTEGLKLDDFETQEDNNEKTAQHMLKLAQAYTKSVQEEATLTPEQLKTRHVGKLDPKRHLEEAVEKNLGDQLTQSLAMGVLAEL; this is encoded by the exons ATGAACCGTAACGCGCTCTCTCAACTCCTTAGCGGTGGTCAGGCTGCTgcccgcggcggcgaggacgttgtCTTACCAGACAA CGGTGAGACCGTCCACAtctcctcgctcgctctcctcaaG atgCTCAAGCACGGCCGTGCAGGTGTCCCAATGGAGGTCATGGGCCTGATGCTCGGCGAGTTTGTTGACGAGTACACC ATCTCCTGCGTGGACGTCTTCGCGATGCCCCAGTCTGGAACAACTGTCACGGTCGAGTCCGTTGACCACGTCTTCCAGACCAAGATGCTGGACATGCTCAAGCAGACGGGCCG CCCCGAGATGGTCGTTGGGTGGTACCACTCTCACCCTGGGTTCGGATGCTGGCTGTCGTCTGTGGACGTCAACACGCAGCAGTCGTTCGAGCAGCTGCATCCGCGCGCTGTCGCTGTGGTCATCGACCCAGTCCAGTCCGTCCGCGGCAAGGTCGTGATCGACGCGTTCCGGAGCATCAACCCCCAGTCCCTCATGGCCGGCCAGGAGAGCCGGCAGACCACCTCGAACATCGGCCACCTGAACAAGCCCTCGATCCAGGCACTCATCCACGGCCTGAACCGCCACTACTACTCCCTCGCTATCGAGTACCGCAAGACAGAGGCCGAACAGGGCATGctgctcaacctccacaaGCGCGGGTGGACCGAGGgtctcaagctcgacgacttTGAGACCCAGGAGGATAACAACGAGAAGACGGCACAGCAcatgctcaagctcgcgcaggcGTATACCAAGAGCGTACAGGAGGAAGCGACACTCACACCCGAGCAGCTTAAGACGCGCCACGTCGGAAAGCTCGACCCCAAGCGtcacctcgaggaggctgtcGAGAAGAACCTCGGCGACCAGCTCACGCAGAGCCTGGCGATGGGTGTGCTGGCTGAGCTCTAG
- the CDC53 gene encoding uncharacterized protein (Cullin) encodes MSAATKAAWREPTKEDKPPKDADLQTAWNFLKNGVEHIMTRLQLGMSYQYYIILYTTIYDYCTVSSRGGVSLTAKGGASLQGADLYKKLNAFLTDHCRQMREEGERLSDIELIKYYARQWERYTTGAGYLHKLFNYLNKHWVKREKDEGRKEVYTVYTLALVAWKKNFFKYIQKSGSEPSRLTQAVLKQIELQRNGETIDNSLLKKVIESYVALGIDDADVQRENLDVYADCFQKYFIEATRKYYAQESAAFVSNNSVPDYMKKAEDRLKDEQDRINLYLHDSTRRELKVTCEQALIKAHEKIMQDEFQPLLEADREADLGRMYGLLLRVNALDLLRTKFEEHVKKAGLAAIERVIPAPGAVNEAGKPEVLDPKAYIEALLSVHSKFHEILDGPFHSEIGFNASLDKACSDFTNSNSVAKTATKSPELLASYCDQLLKKSNRDIDPEALEGSLTKAMIIFKFIDDKDVFQKFYQKKLAQRLVNSMSASDDSEGSMISKLKEVCGYDYTTKLTRMFSDVSVGRDLTEKFKEKERREGQGDDLDFSIMVLGTTFWPLAPQQTDYAVPREIQRTHERFTKFYNDVHSGRKLTWLWHVSKNELRTTYLQQKYIFMTSAYQMAILTQFNENDSLSYKELADGTKIDDKILRPQLNLLVKAKVLLNDGDTYDLNLNFRSKKIRVQLNHPVKAEQKAEATEVLQAVDEDRKFVYQATIVRIMKARKTMKHQGLIQEVAQSISTKFTPKVSEIKKAIDYLIDKEYLERGDTKDTYNYLA; translated from the exons ATGTCTGCGGCCACCAAGGCCGCGTGGCGCGAGCCTACTAAAGAGGACAAACCTCCCAA GGATGCTGACCTGCAA ACGGCGTGGAACTTTCTCAAGAATGGTGTCGAGCACATCATGACGCG CCTGCAGTTAGGCATGTCCTACCAGTACTACATCATCCTGTATACGACCATCTACGACTACTGCACCGTCTCgagccgcggcggcgtcagCCTCACGGCCaagggcggcgcgagctTACAGGGTGCAGACTTGTACAAGAAGCTCAACGCGTTCCTCACCGACCACTGCCGTCAGATGCGCGAG GAAGGCGAACGTCTCTCGGACATCGAGTTGATCAAGTACTACGCGCGTCAGTGGGAGCGGTACACCACCGGGGCTGGGTACCTTCACAAGCTGTTCAACTACCTGAACAAGCACTGGGTCAAGCGCGAAAAGGAcgaggggaggaaggaggttTACACTGTGTACACT CTTGCCCTCGTGGCCTGGAAGAAGAACTTCTTCAAGTACATCCAGAAGAGCGGCTCTGAGCCGTCGCGCCTCACACAGGCGGTGCTCAAGCAGATTGAGCTGCAGCGCAACGGCGAGACGATCGACAACTCGCTACTGAAGAAGGTCATCGAGAGCTACG TCGCTCTCGgcatcgacgacgccgacgtgcaGCGCGAGAACCTCGACGTCTACGCGGACTGCTTCCAGAAGTACTTCATCGAGGCGACACGTAAGTACTACGCGCAGGAGTCGGCTGCGTTCGTCTCCAACAACTCGGTGCCCGACTACAtgaagaaggccgaggaccgCTTGAAGGACGAGCAGGACCGCATCAACCTCTACCTGCACGACTCTACACGGCGCGAG ctcaAGGTGACTTGCGAGCAGGCCCTTATCAAGGCACACGAGAAGATCATGCAGGACGAGTTCCAGCCTCTGCTCGAGGCTGACCGCGAGGCCG actTAGGCCGCATGTacggcctcctcctgcgcGTCAACGCTCTCGACTTGCTGCGTACCAAGTTCGAGGAGCACGTCAAGAAGGCTGGTCTTGCCGCAATCGAGCGCGTCATCCCCGCGCCGGGAGCAGTCAACGAGGCGGGCAAGCCTGAGGTCTTAGACCCCAAGGCGTACATCGAGGCACTTCTCTCGGTACACAGCAAGTTCCACGAGATCTTGGACGGGCCTTTCCACTCCGAAATCGGATTCAACGCGTCCCTCGACAAGGCGTGCAGCGACTTCACCAACTCGAACTCGGTTGCCAAGACGGCGACCAAGTCgcccgagctcctcgcctcgTACTGCGACCAGCTTCTCAAGAAGAGCAACCGCGACATTGACcccgaggcgctcgagggtTCGCTCACCAAGGCCATGATCATCTTTAAGTTCAttgacgacaaggacgtgTTCCAGAAGTTCTACCAGAAGAagctcgcgcagcgtcTGGTCAACTCGATGTCGGCGTCCGACGACTCTGAAGGGTCGATGAtctccaagctcaaggaggtcTGCGGCTACGACTACACGACCAAGCTCACTAGGATGTTCAGCGACGTCAGCGTCGGTCGCGACCTCACGGAGAAGTTCAAGGAAaaggagcggcgcgagggaCAGGGCGACGACC tcgACTTCTCTATCATGGTCCTTGGTACCACGTTCTGGCCTCTTGCACCACAGCAAACCGACTACGCCGTCCCGCGCGAGATCCAGCGCACGCACGAGCGGTTCACCAAGTTCTATAACGACGTCCACTCTGGCCGCAAGCTTACGTGGCTGTGGCACGTGTCGAAGAACGAGCTCCGCACGACGTACCTCCAGCAGAAGTATATCTTCATGACGTCCGCGTACCAGATGGCGATCCTTACGCAGTTCAACGAGAACGACTCGCTCTCTTACAAGGAGCTCGCGGACGGCACCAAGATTGACGACAAGATTCTCAGACCCCAGCTCAACCTCTtggtcaaggccaaggtgCTGCTGAACGACGGCGACACGTACGACCTGAACCTCAACTTCCGCTCCAAGAAGATCCGCGTGCAGCTTAACCACCCCGTCAAGGCGGAgcagaaggccgaggcgaccGAGGTACTCcaggccgtcgacgaggaccgcAAGTTTGTGTACCAGGCGACGATCGTCCGCATCATGAAGGCGCGTAAGACGATGAAGCACCAGGGCCTCATCCAGGAGGTTGCGCAGAGTATCTCGACCAAGTTTACACCCAAGGTCTCGGAGATTAAGAAGGCAATCGACTACCTCATCGACAAGGAGTACCTCGAGCGTGGCGACACGAAGGACACCTA CAACTACCTGGCCTAA
- a CDS encoding uncharacterized protein (Scavenger mRNA decapping enzyme C-term binding) — MDDTDELKPCDLAGLETFEFERVLLENTLSGSCYLLGKLHGEPAIVHVQRTAVDPSAAPNIVKEGLESLNVFLDNRPYFSAHALLKRGPDALPDLALKLIWPCTEVHIKKYTAQPRRLLTETPALYAQVVEPYISSFPPERTAWVHAILEGRKEAERVLFSSPGEEGFMLVPDLKWDGTTTAGLYLTAIVRDGSIRSMRDLERRHIPLLKSIKREAYSVCAEKWDVAAGELRLFIHYQPSYYHFHVHVVHVAHEIFAGMAVGQGHMLDDVVNWLELSPEEGPSLPALMTFTYALGTEHGLYADLVAGQEE, encoded by the exons ATGGATGACACagacgagctcaagccgTGTGATCTCGCCGGGCTGGAAACGTTCGAGTTTGAGCGCGTGCTCTTGGAAA acaCCCTCTCCGGCTCGTGTtacctcctcggcaagctgCATGGCGAACCGGCGATCGTGCATGTACAGCGCACCGCTGTTGACCCGTCCGCTGCTCCTAATATTGTGAAGGAGGGACTGGAGAGCCTCAACGTGTTTCTTGACAACCGTCCG TACTTCTCGGCCCACGCGCTGCTGAAGCGCGGCCCCGACGCGCTCCCCGACCTCGCACTCAAACTCATCTGGCCATGCACCGAAGTCCATATCAAGAAGTACACGGCGCAGCCTCGCCGCCTACTCACCGAGACGCCAGCCCTCTACGCTCAAGTGGTGGAGCCGTATATCTCGAGTTTCCCGCCCGAGCGCACAGCATGGGTCCATGCCATCCTCGAAGGCcggaaggaggcggagcgAGTCCTCTTCTCTAGTCCCGGAGAAGAGGGGTTCATGCTCGTCCCGGACTTGAAGTGGGACGGCACGACCACTGCCGGTCTGTACCTCACGGCCATTGTACGTGATGGTAGTATCCGGAGCATGCGCGATTTGGAGCGTCGCCACATCCCCCTCCTGAAGAGTATCAAGCGCGAGGCATACAGTGTATGCGCTGAGAAATGGGATGTGGCGGCCGGTGAACTGAGGCTGTTTATTCATTACCAGCCGTCCTACT accaCTTCCACGTACATGTTGTTCATGTCGCGCATGAAATCTTTGCTGGCATGGCTGTTGGGCAGGGGCACATGCTCGACGATGTCGTTAACTGG CTTGAGCTGAGTCCCGAGGAGGGACCGAGCTTGCCGGCCCTCATGACGTTTACATATGCGCTCGGCACCGAGCATGGGTTATACGCTGACCTTGTTGCTGGGCAGGAGGAGTAG